From the Spiribacter sp. 2438 genome, one window contains:
- a CDS encoding sarcosine oxidase subunit beta family protein — translation MQRYSILSLARHALSGHRGWQPAWREATPKRRYSVIIVGGGGHGLATAYYLASVHGIRDVAVLEKGWIGGGNTGRNTTIVRSNYLWDASAALYEKSLQLWEGLSQDLNYNVMYSQRGVLNLGHTLQDMRDIRRRVNANRLNGIDGEVLDTDGVKRLVPFINTSPEARYPVLGASWQPRAGIARHDAVAWGYARAADALGVDIIENCEVTGIRRENGQVVGVETSRGAIEADRVGAVVSGHAGVLAEMAGFRLPIESHPLQALVSEPLKPILNTVVMSNAVHVYVSQSDKGELVIGAGIDAYTGYGNRGSFQTIEHFLSALIELYPIFSRLRMLRHWGGIVDTAPDASPIIGRTPVEGLFFNVGWGTGGFKATPGSGWVFAHTLATGEPHEINAPFSLERFHSGALVDEHGAAAVAH, via the coding sequence ATGCAGCGTTACTCCATTTTATCCTTGGCTCGCCACGCGCTCAGCGGCCATCGTGGCTGGCAGCCGGCCTGGCGCGAGGCGACGCCAAAGCGCCGCTATTCCGTCATCATTGTTGGCGGAGGAGGCCACGGACTGGCAACCGCCTATTATCTGGCCAGTGTTCACGGAATTCGCGATGTGGCCGTCCTTGAAAAGGGCTGGATCGGCGGTGGCAATACTGGTCGCAATACCACCATTGTCCGTTCCAACTACCTGTGGGATGCATCGGCGGCGCTTTACGAAAAATCCCTTCAGCTTTGGGAAGGCCTGTCTCAGGACTTGAACTACAACGTCATGTACAGCCAGCGTGGGGTTCTGAACCTTGGCCACACGCTGCAGGACATGCGAGATATCCGCCGGCGAGTCAATGCCAATCGACTGAATGGTATTGATGGTGAGGTGCTGGACACGGACGGAGTGAAGCGCCTGGTCCCGTTTATCAACACCTCGCCGGAGGCCCGTTACCCGGTGCTGGGGGCCTCCTGGCAGCCGAGAGCCGGGATCGCCCGCCATGATGCGGTGGCCTGGGGCTATGCGCGGGCGGCGGACGCCCTGGGCGTTGATATCATTGAAAACTGCGAGGTGACGGGCATCCGCCGTGAGAACGGCCAGGTGGTGGGTGTGGAGACGTCCCGGGGGGCCATCGAGGCCGATCGGGTTGGGGCGGTGGTGTCCGGACATGCGGGCGTGCTTGCTGAAATGGCCGGCTTTCGCCTGCCGATCGAAAGTCACCCCCTGCAGGCTCTGGTGTCCGAACCGCTCAAACCGATCCTGAACACGGTGGTCATGTCCAACGCGGTCCACGTCTATGTGAGCCAGTCTGATAAAGGAGAATTGGTTATTGGCGCCGGTATTGACGCCTACACCGGGTACGGAAACCGGGGCAGTTTTCAGACCATTGAACATTTCCTCAGTGCCCTCATCGAGCTCTATCCGATTTTCAGCCGACTGAGAATGCTTCGCCACTGGGGCGGAATTGTGGATACCGCACCAGACGCCAGTCCCATCATCGGCCGAACCCCGGTGGAGGGGCTGTTTTTCAACGTGGGCTGGGGAACGGGCGGCTTCAAGGCGACGCCGGGTTCCGGCTGGGTCTTCGCGCATACCCTGGCCACCGGCGAACCCCATGAAATCAACGCACCTTTCTCCCTCGAGCGCTTTCATAGCGGGGCGCTGGTGGACGAGCACGGTGCCGCAGCGGTGGCGCATTAG
- a CDS encoding methylenetetrahydrofolate reductase: MATCINPAKENRTNGFTAGPARYELIPIRGLLDAAKALPTGSTVAVTCSPRHGLERTLDAAESLMGIGLRAVPHIAARLLRNEAEVQRTIKRIHRAGMDEIYVIAGDAETPVGDFCSALPVLTIVSEMEERPTRVGIAGYPEGHALISDAALDEALWAKAAHADYVVTQMCFDANRISAWVRRVATPESGLTAWIGLPGVLEMRRLLAVSLKIGIGQSLRALRRQQGLSGQLLQGHYTPDDLLRSLLPLVDDPAMRVNGFHLNTFNNVPPLMDWREAFEAASVSSRQ; the protein is encoded by the coding sequence ATGGCCACGTGCATCAACCCGGCGAAAGAAAACCGCACCAATGGCTTTACTGCCGGCCCGGCCCGCTACGAACTCATTCCAATTCGTGGCCTGCTGGACGCGGCCAAGGCCCTGCCGACCGGGTCGACGGTGGCTGTCACCTGTTCACCACGCCATGGCCTGGAGCGCACACTGGATGCCGCTGAGTCCTTGATGGGAATCGGCCTGCGTGCCGTTCCCCACATTGCCGCCCGGCTCCTCCGCAATGAAGCCGAGGTGCAACGGACCATCAAGCGAATCCATCGCGCCGGCATGGATGAAATTTATGTCATTGCCGGTGATGCCGAGACCCCCGTCGGCGATTTCTGCTCAGCGCTCCCCGTGCTAACCATTGTCAGTGAAATGGAGGAGCGGCCCACCCGAGTGGGTATTGCCGGCTATCCCGAGGGTCATGCGCTCATCAGCGACGCCGCTCTGGATGAAGCGCTGTGGGCAAAGGCGGCGCACGCCGACTACGTGGTCACCCAAATGTGCTTTGATGCCAACCGAATCAGCGCCTGGGTCCGGCGGGTCGCTACCCCCGAATCCGGACTGACCGCCTGGATTGGCTTGCCGGGCGTACTGGAAATGCGCCGGCTCCTTGCCGTCTCGCTCAAAATCGGGATTGGCCAGTCCTTGCGCGCTCTGCGTCGTCAGCAGGGACTCTCCGGGCAGCTCCTTCAGGGCCACTACACGCCGGATGATCTGCTGCGGTCGCTGCTTCCACTGGTCGATGACCCTGCGATGCGAGTGAATGGTTTTCATCTCAACACCTTTAACAACGTTCCGCCTCTGATGGACTGGCGGGAAGCTTTCGAGGCCGCTTCCGTCTCGTCTCGTCAGTAG
- a CDS encoding proline dehydrogenase family protein, which produces MAPDIPMDLPASITHGARQPEMSALRSLVDVAGLSETDRRRIVAEAADLVSEIRATPRPGLMELFLAEYGLSTEEGTALMCLAEALLRVPDAPSLDALIEDKIRPADWGRHLGHSASSLVNAGTWALMLTGRVLDDEGQGVSGTLRGAMKRLGEPVIRTAVSRAMREMGRQFVLGQSIEAAMKRARGYEKIGYTYSYDMLGEAARTAEDAERYQAAYRDAIIAIAAAANADDSRSNPGISIKLSALHPRYELAQRERVLNELCPRLAELVRRRSERLRGIAPR; this is translated from the coding sequence ATGGCCCCCGACATACCGATGGATTTGCCGGCATCGATTACCCATGGGGCGCGCCAGCCGGAGATGTCGGCGCTGCGATCACTGGTTGATGTCGCCGGGCTCAGCGAAACCGATCGACGCCGGATCGTGGCGGAGGCGGCGGATCTGGTCAGCGAGATTCGGGCCACCCCCCGGCCGGGCCTGATGGAGCTTTTTCTTGCCGAGTACGGGCTGTCGACGGAAGAGGGTACGGCATTGATGTGCCTCGCGGAGGCACTGCTTCGCGTTCCCGATGCCCCCAGCCTGGATGCCCTGATCGAAGACAAAATCCGGCCGGCTGACTGGGGCCGGCACCTGGGCCATTCAGCTTCGAGTTTGGTGAACGCGGGCACGTGGGCGCTGATGCTGACGGGTCGGGTGCTGGATGACGAGGGGCAAGGTGTCAGCGGCACGCTGAGAGGTGCCATGAAACGTCTTGGCGAGCCCGTGATTCGCACGGCGGTGAGCCGCGCCATGCGTGAGATGGGCCGGCAGTTCGTGCTCGGTCAATCCATCGAAGCTGCCATGAAACGGGCGCGCGGCTACGAGAAAATCGGCTATACCTATTCATATGACATGCTTGGCGAGGCGGCTCGAACCGCGGAGGACGCCGAGCGCTACCAGGCCGCCTACCGCGACGCCATCATCGCGATCGCTGCAGCGGCCAACGCCGATGACAGCCGGTCCAATCCCGGCATCTCCATCAAACTTTCCGCACTGCACCCCCGATATGAACTGGCGCAGAGGGAACGGGTGCTCAATGAGCTATGCCCGCGTCTGGCCGAACTGGTGCGCCGGCGCTCGGAGCGGTTACGTGGCATCGCTCCGCGTTAG
- a CDS encoding Lrp/AsnC family transcriptional regulator → MSDGPSATIELDRLDRSILRLLSVEGRISVAELARRIGRSKSPTQARLRRLEDAGVIRGYRAILDPINIGAAHVAFVEVKLSDTRETALGDFNNAAREVPEIEECHLIAGGFDYLLKVRTPSIVSYRRVLAENISTLPHVAATSTYVAMEAVKELGP, encoded by the coding sequence ATGTCTGATGGACCGAGTGCGACAATAGAACTGGATCGGCTGGATCGCAGCATCCTGCGCCTGCTGTCCGTGGAGGGGCGAATCAGCGTCGCCGAACTCGCCCGCCGGATCGGACGCTCCAAATCACCCACCCAGGCCCGTCTTCGAAGACTGGAGGATGCCGGAGTGATCCGCGGCTATCGGGCGATCCTTGACCCCATCAACATTGGGGCGGCGCACGTGGCGTTTGTGGAAGTGAAGCTTTCGGACACCCGGGAGACGGCCCTTGGAGACTTCAATAATGCGGCTCGGGAGGTTCCGGAAATCGAGGAGTGCCACCTGATTGCCGGCGGCTTTGATTATCTGCTCAAAGTCCGCACGCCCAGTATCGTGAGCTACCGGCGGGTGCTGGCAGAAAACATATCGACGCTGCCCCACGTTGCTGCCACCAGCACCTATGTGGCCATGGAGGCGGTTAAGGAGCTGGGGCCGTAG